TATTCGAAAACTACCAAGAAAACACGCAAGAAGAAAAACACGAAGAAACAGTAATCAACCCAACCTAAATATGTCTTACGGGGCCTGACCCCCAGCGCGTTAAAGCGGTAAATTATAGAAAAGGGCCAGCATTAACTGGCCCTGAATAAAGGAGTTGTTATTATGTTTTTTGAATATCTAACTGACATGAGCTTTGTACTTATAACATTGATAGGTGGAATTGTTGCCATATCATTCGCTTATATTAGGAAAAAGAAACGGGTGAGATAGCACGATACCCGATGTCTTTACGATAGAACAATTCATCACACGTGATTTTATCCAGCTCTTTATAAACCTTTTCTTTTGCTTCAACAATGGTCGAACCGACTGAAGCAACAACCAAAACTCGACCACCATTTGTTTTTATCATGCCTAAATCATCCGTAGTAGCTGCATGAAATGCAAGTGTTTCTTTATCTAGTGTTTCTAGACCTTGAATGACAGCACCTTTTTTATATTCATTTGGGTAGCCTTTAGCTGCTAATACTACCCCTACTACAGCATTAGGTGACCATGATAAAGTAACCTCTTGATCATTCAATAATCGTAGAATAACATCAACAAGGTCGTTTTCAAGTCTAGGTAAGACAACCTGTGTTTCTGGATCACCAAATCGAGCATTGAATTCGATTACCTTAGGTCCAGTTGAGGTGTTGATGAGCCCCGCATATAAAATACCTGTGAAAGCTCTCCCCTCCTGAGACATAGCCTTGACCGTCGGCTCTAAAATCGTTTTAACTGCTCCGGCAACTACTCCCT
This sequence is a window from Cytobacillus luteolus. Protein-coding genes within it:
- a CDS encoding EYxxD motif small membrane protein, which produces MSFVLITLIGGIVAISFAYIRKKKRVR